One genomic window of Cupriavidus malaysiensis includes the following:
- a CDS encoding ferritin-like domain-containing protein, with product MPDQRLNDRCATGAPDAGQSDAGHIAPAAPGRPCLREQALHVLCLTDARAKATAARELYRRASAETDAALGCGLVLPAPAGVPGRPRRPELVPPREVGPRRSPHTELGRATLIHALSHIEFNAINLALDAVWRFADMPPAYYRDWLRVADEEALHFTLLADHLATLGHAYGDFPAHNSLWEMADKTAGDVLARMALVPRTLEARGLDASPAVRARLAAAGDHAAAAILDIILRDEVGHVAIGNRWFRWLCAVRGLDPVSSYAELAAHHGAPRLKPPFNLPARRAAGFDDDELAWLTAQQD from the coding sequence ATGCCAGACCAGCGACTCAACGACCGGTGCGCCACGGGTGCACCCGATGCCGGACAATCCGATGCCGGACACATTGCCCCGGCCGCTCCGGGGCGACCATGCCTGCGCGAGCAGGCTCTCCACGTGCTCTGCCTGACCGATGCCCGAGCCAAGGCGACGGCGGCGCGCGAGCTGTACCGGCGTGCCAGTGCCGAGACCGATGCCGCACTCGGCTGCGGACTCGTGCTGCCGGCGCCTGCCGGTGTCCCCGGCCGTCCCCGGCGGCCCGAGCTGGTGCCGCCGCGCGAGGTCGGGCCACGCCGCTCGCCCCATACCGAACTGGGGCGGGCGACCCTGATCCATGCGCTGTCGCATATCGAATTCAATGCGATCAACCTGGCGCTGGATGCGGTGTGGCGCTTCGCCGATATGCCGCCGGCCTACTACCGCGACTGGCTGCGCGTAGCCGACGAGGAGGCCCTGCACTTCACGCTGCTGGCCGACCATCTCGCCACGCTCGGCCATGCCTACGGCGATTTCCCCGCCCACAACAGCTTATGGGAGATGGCCGACAAGACCGCCGGCGACGTGCTGGCGCGCATGGCCCTGGTGCCGCGCACGCTGGAGGCGCGCGGGCTGGATGCGTCGCCCGCGGTGCGTGCGCGCCTGGCGGCGGCGGGAGACCATGCGGCCGCCGCCATCCTCGACATCATCCTGCGCGACGAGGTAGGCCACGTGGCTATCGGCAACCGCTGGTTCCGCTGGCTGTGCGCGGTGCGCGGGCTCGACCCGGTATCGAGCTACGCGGAGCTGGCGGCGCACCATGGCGCGCCGCGCCTCAAGCCGCCGTTCAACCTGCCGGCACGCCGCGCCGCGGGCTTCGACGACGATGAGCTGGCCTGGCTCACGGCGCAACAGGATTAG
- a CDS encoding acyl-CoA synthetase: MPSAALPATRRDDYAALHESFRWDVPETFNLAEACCTRWARDPATAQRIAVHAEHEDGRRASHSFADIQAAANRLSRALRALGVGRGDRVAIILPQRIETVVAHMAVYQLAAIAMPLSMLFGPEALAYRLEHGGARVAIADEGSLDNLLAARGECAALETVIGVGAAAAGADHGWEALLAAGPADFTPEPTRADDGAVLIYTSGTTGQPKGALLPHRALLGNLPGFVCSQNWYPQDDDVFWSPADWAWTGGLWDALMPALYFGKPIVGYQGRFSAEVAFTLLERYQVTNTFLFPTALKQMMKACPRPAERYRLRLRALMSAGEAVGDTVFAWCREAFGVIVNEMFGQTEINYVVGNCAAQYDDGRLGWPARAGSMGRPYPGHRVAVIDDDGRPCAGGEIGEVAVCATDRAGHADPVIFLGYWRNEAATEAKYASHDGLRWFRTGDLARFDDDGYLWYEGRADDVFKSSGYRIGPNEIENCLLKHPAVSNCAVVPSPDPERGAVVKAFVVLSPGVARSPAADAALVAELQQHVRGRLAPYEYPKAIEFIEQLPMTTTGKIQRRVLRQLEAERATTPVSAD; the protein is encoded by the coding sequence ATGCCATCCGCCGCCCTGCCGGCCACCCGGCGCGACGACTACGCCGCGCTGCACGAATCGTTCCGCTGGGACGTGCCCGAGACCTTCAACCTGGCCGAGGCATGCTGCACGCGCTGGGCACGCGACCCCGCCACCGCGCAGCGCATCGCCGTCCATGCGGAGCACGAGGACGGCCGGCGCGCGAGCCACAGCTTCGCCGACATCCAGGCCGCCGCCAACCGTCTCTCGCGAGCCCTGCGGGCGCTCGGCGTGGGGCGCGGCGACCGCGTCGCCATCATCCTGCCGCAGCGTATCGAGACCGTGGTCGCGCACATGGCGGTCTACCAGCTGGCCGCCATCGCCATGCCGCTGTCGATGCTGTTCGGCCCCGAGGCCCTGGCCTACCGGCTGGAACACGGCGGCGCGCGCGTGGCCATCGCCGACGAGGGCTCGCTCGACAACCTGCTGGCGGCGCGCGGCGAGTGCGCGGCGCTGGAAACGGTGATCGGCGTCGGCGCGGCCGCCGCCGGGGCCGACCATGGCTGGGAGGCGCTGCTGGCCGCCGGGCCGGCCGACTTCACGCCCGAGCCGACGCGCGCCGACGACGGCGCGGTGCTGATCTACACCAGCGGCACCACCGGCCAACCCAAGGGCGCGCTGCTGCCGCACCGTGCGCTGCTGGGCAACCTGCCCGGCTTCGTCTGCTCGCAGAACTGGTACCCGCAGGACGACGACGTGTTCTGGAGCCCGGCCGACTGGGCGTGGACCGGTGGCCTATGGGATGCGCTGATGCCGGCGCTCTACTTCGGCAAACCCATCGTGGGCTACCAGGGTCGCTTCTCGGCCGAGGTCGCCTTCACGCTGCTGGAGCGCTACCAGGTCACCAATACCTTCCTCTTCCCCACCGCGCTCAAGCAGATGATGAAGGCCTGCCCGCGCCCGGCGGAGCGCTACCGGCTGCGGCTGCGCGCGCTGATGAGCGCTGGCGAGGCGGTCGGCGACACCGTCTTCGCCTGGTGCCGCGAGGCCTTCGGCGTCATCGTCAACGAGATGTTCGGGCAGACCGAGATCAACTATGTGGTCGGCAACTGCGCCGCCCAGTACGACGACGGCCGCCTGGGCTGGCCCGCGCGCGCGGGTTCGATGGGCCGGCCCTATCCCGGCCACCGCGTGGCCGTGATCGACGACGACGGCCGGCCCTGCGCCGGCGGCGAGATCGGCGAGGTGGCGGTATGTGCCACCGACCGCGCCGGCCACGCCGACCCGGTCATCTTTCTCGGGTACTGGCGCAACGAGGCAGCGACCGAGGCCAAGTATGCGAGCCACGACGGCCTGCGCTGGTTCCGCACCGGCGACCTGGCGCGCTTCGACGACGACGGTTATCTCTGGTACGAGGGCCGCGCCGACGACGTCTTCAAGTCTTCGGGCTACCGCATCGGCCCCAACGAGATCGAGAACTGCCTGCTCAAGCATCCAGCCGTGTCGAACTGCGCCGTGGTGCCCTCGCCCGACCCCGAGCGCGGCGCCGTGGTCAAGGCCTTCGTGGTGCTGAGCCCCGGCGTGGCGCGCTCGCCCGCGGCCGATGCCGCGCTGGTCGCCGAACTGCAGCAGCACGTGCGCGGCCGCCTCGCCCCCTACGAGTATCCGAAGGCCATCGAGTTCATCGAGCAGTTGCCGATGACCACTACCGGCAAGATCCAGCGGCGCGTGTTGCGGCAGCTCGAAGCGGAGCGCGCCACCACGCCGGTCTCTGCAGACTAA
- a CDS encoding alpha/beta fold hydrolase, which translates to MTIRETSRSQCITLRGLQYHVRQWGEEGAPMLFLLHGWMDVSASFQFLVDAFARDWHVVAPDWRGFGLSDWPARYPGTRSYWFPDYVADLEALLDHYQPQGQVDLVGHSMGANVACLYAGIRPQRVRRVVDLEGFGMTATRAEQAPGRYARWLDELRAQPEMRTYDDLQGVAERLQKTNPRLSDARAAFLAAHWARCNEAGRWEILGDPAHKLVNPVLYRLDEVMAIWAEVQAPVLHVEARDSATLRHIAHKQEIAEFKQRFAAFRDFREAVVDEAGHMLHHDQPEAVARLVEDFLA; encoded by the coding sequence ATGACGATCAGAGAAACCTCGCGCTCGCAATGTATCACGCTGCGCGGGCTGCAATACCACGTACGCCAGTGGGGCGAGGAGGGCGCGCCCATGCTGTTCCTGCTGCATGGCTGGATGGATGTCTCGGCTTCCTTCCAGTTCCTGGTCGATGCCTTCGCACGCGACTGGCACGTGGTCGCACCCGACTGGCGCGGCTTCGGCCTGAGCGACTGGCCGGCGCGCTACCCGGGCACGCGGTCCTACTGGTTCCCGGACTATGTGGCCGACCTCGAGGCGCTGCTCGACCACTACCAGCCGCAGGGCCAGGTGGACCTGGTCGGACACAGCATGGGTGCCAACGTGGCCTGCCTGTATGCCGGCATCCGTCCGCAGCGGGTGCGCCGCGTGGTGGACCTGGAGGGCTTCGGCATGACGGCGACGCGGGCCGAGCAGGCGCCCGGGCGCTATGCGCGCTGGCTGGACGAGTTGCGCGCGCAGCCGGAGATGCGTACTTACGACGACCTGCAAGGCGTGGCGGAGCGGCTGCAGAAGACCAATCCGCGCCTGTCCGACGCGCGTGCTGCCTTCCTTGCCGCACATTGGGCGCGCTGCAACGAGGCGGGGCGCTGGGAGATCCTCGGCGATCCGGCCCACAAGCTGGTCAACCCTGTGCTGTACCGGCTCGACGAGGTGATGGCGATCTGGGCCGAGGTGCAGGCACCGGTGCTGCACGTGGAGGCGCGCGATTCCGCCACGCTGCGCCATATCGCCCACAAGCAGGAGATCGCTGAGTTCAAGCAGCGCTTCGCTGCCTTCCGCGATTTTCGCGAGGCCGTGGTGGATGAGGCCGGCCACATGCTGCATCACGACCAGCCGGAAGCGGTGGCCCGGCTGGTGGAGGACTTTCTTGCCTGA
- a CDS encoding NAD(P)/FAD-dependent oxidoreductase, producing MPESTPAPASAPLAAAPVRTDVLIIGAGPVGLFAAFQAGVLGLQCELIDVLDRPGGQCTELYPEKPIYDIPAVPGCLAQDLVDRLLEQCAPFAFPMHFGQRASSVAEVERDGHARLLVTTDGGKQFDVAAVLVCAGAGAFAPQRVALPEAAALEGRHLHYAVREVARFAGKRVVVAGGGDSALDWALALRKVAARVTLLHRRDGFRAADASVAEMKAAVAAGEMDFVIGMLGALQCAPGPDGEQLAAVEVRTREAPLTLPADELVALYGLVTEPGPIAHWDLELRAGRVLVDTTTYESSRRGIFAAGDIAYYPNKQKLILSGFHEAALALRRAYHYAFPDKALVHVHTSNNATLKERLTHA from the coding sequence ATGCCCGAATCCACCCCTGCTCCCGCCTCCGCCCCGCTTGCCGCCGCTCCGGTACGCACCGATGTCCTGATCATCGGTGCCGGCCCGGTCGGCCTCTTCGCCGCCTTCCAGGCCGGCGTGCTGGGCCTGCAATGCGAGCTGATCGACGTGCTCGACCGCCCCGGCGGCCAGTGCACCGAGCTCTATCCCGAGAAGCCGATCTACGATATTCCCGCCGTGCCCGGCTGCCTCGCGCAGGACCTGGTCGACCGGCTGCTGGAACAATGCGCGCCGTTCGCCTTCCCCATGCATTTCGGCCAGCGCGCCAGCAGCGTGGCGGAAGTCGAGCGCGACGGCCATGCGCGCCTGCTGGTGACGACCGACGGCGGCAAGCAGTTCGACGTGGCGGCGGTGCTGGTCTGCGCCGGCGCCGGCGCCTTCGCGCCGCAGCGGGTCGCGCTGCCGGAAGCGGCCGCGCTCGAGGGGCGCCACCTTCACTACGCCGTGCGTGAGGTGGCACGCTTCGCCGGCAAGCGCGTGGTCGTCGCCGGCGGCGGCGATTCGGCGCTGGACTGGGCCCTGGCGCTGCGCAAGGTGGCGGCGCGCGTCACCTTGCTGCACCGGCGCGATGGCTTCCGTGCCGCAGACGCCAGCGTCGCCGAGATGAAGGCGGCCGTGGCCGCCGGCGAAATGGACTTCGTGATCGGCATGCTGGGGGCCCTGCAGTGCGCGCCCGGCCCGGACGGCGAGCAACTGGCCGCGGTGGAAGTGCGCACGCGCGAGGCGCCGCTGACGCTGCCGGCCGACGAACTGGTGGCCCTGTATGGCCTGGTGACCGAACCCGGCCCGATCGCGCACTGGGACCTGGAGTTGCGCGCCGGCCGCGTGCTGGTCGACACCACCACCTACGAAAGCTCGCGGCGCGGCATCTTCGCCGCCGGTGACATCGCCTACTACCCCAACAAGCAGAAGCTGATCCTGTCCGGCTTCCACGAGGCCGCGCTGGCGCTGCGCCGCGCCTACCACTACGCCTTCCCCGACAAGGCCCTGGTACACGTGCACACCAGCAACAACGCCACGCTCAAGGAAAGGCTCACGCACGCCTGA
- a CDS encoding 3',5'-nucleoside bisphosphate phosphatase translates to MLNPNALNADLHCHSTVSDGTLAPAVVAERAHAGGVALWSLTDHDEVGGQAEARAAAEALGMRYVTGVEVSVTWASQTVHIVGLQIDPACQALIDGLHDTRSGRARRARDMSEALAGIGIAGAYEGALRYVGNPDLISRTHFARWLVDQGYCADIGEVFDKYLAEGRPGYVGHRWATLAEAVHWIRAAGGIAVMAHPGRYHYTDLEHDALFDEFKQLGGGAVEVVTGSHTPDQYRRYAEVARRYGLLASRGSDFHGPGEGRVELGALPPLPPTVKPVWHDW, encoded by the coding sequence ATGCTGAATCCCAACGCCCTCAACGCCGATCTGCATTGCCATTCCACCGTCTCGGACGGCACGCTGGCCCCCGCCGTGGTCGCCGAGCGTGCGCACGCCGGTGGTGTCGCGCTCTGGTCGCTGACCGATCATGACGAGGTCGGTGGCCAGGCCGAGGCGCGTGCCGCGGCCGAGGCGCTGGGCATGCGCTACGTGACCGGTGTCGAGGTTTCCGTGACCTGGGCCAGCCAGACCGTGCATATCGTCGGGCTGCAGATCGATCCCGCCTGCCAGGCGCTGATCGACGGCCTGCACGACACGCGCTCGGGTCGCGCACGCCGCGCGCGCGACATGAGCGAGGCGCTGGCCGGCATCGGCATCGCCGGTGCCTACGAGGGAGCGCTGCGCTATGTCGGCAACCCCGACCTGATCTCGCGCACGCACTTCGCGCGCTGGCTGGTCGACCAGGGCTACTGCGCCGACATCGGCGAGGTGTTCGACAAGTACCTGGCGGAAGGGCGGCCGGGCTACGTCGGCCACCGTTGGGCCACGCTGGCCGAGGCCGTGCACTGGATCCGCGCGGCCGGCGGCATTGCCGTGATGGCCCATCCGGGGCGCTACCACTACACCGACCTGGAGCACGACGCGCTGTTCGACGAGTTCAAGCAGCTCGGCGGCGGTGCGGTCGAGGTCGTCACCGGCAGCCACACCCCCGACCAGTACCGCCGCTACGCCGAGGTCGCGCGCCGCTACGGCCTGCTGGCCTCGCGCGGTTCGGATTTCCATGGCCCGGGGGAAGGGCGCGTCGAGCTCGGCGCGCTGCCGCCGCTGCCCCCCACGGTCAAGCCGGTCTGGCACGACTGGTAG
- a CDS encoding L-threonylcarbamoyladenylate synthase yields the protein MSQFFDTHPLNPQPRLIKQAAQIIAQGGLVALPTDSCYALACRLDDKTAVERLRRLRGIDDKHHLTLMCRDLSELGNFARVDNRQYRWLKGATPGAYVFILEATKEVPRRLSHPSRKTIGVRVPDNAIAQALLAETGEPLLSATLQLPGDEVPLNDPAQIRARLEKLLDLVICGGPAPAQPSTVIDLTSGEPVLVRAGRGDIARFGL from the coding sequence ATGTCCCAGTTCTTCGATACTCACCCGCTCAATCCGCAGCCGCGCCTGATCAAGCAGGCCGCGCAGATCATCGCCCAGGGCGGCCTGGTCGCGCTGCCGACCGATTCCTGCTATGCGCTGGCCTGCCGCCTGGACGACAAGACGGCGGTGGAGCGCCTGCGGCGCCTGCGCGGCATCGACGACAAGCACCACCTGACGTTGATGTGCCGCGACCTGTCCGAGCTGGGCAACTTCGCGCGCGTCGACAACCGCCAGTATCGCTGGCTCAAGGGCGCCACGCCCGGGGCCTATGTCTTCATCCTGGAGGCCACCAAGGAGGTGCCGCGCCGGCTCTCGCATCCGTCGCGTAAGACCATCGGCGTGCGCGTGCCCGACAACGCCATCGCGCAGGCCTTGCTGGCGGAGACGGGCGAGCCGCTGCTGTCCGCCACGCTGCAGCTGCCCGGCGACGAGGTGCCCCTCAACGATCCGGCGCAGATCCGCGCGCGCCTGGAGAAACTGCTCGATCTCGTCATCTGCGGCGGCCCGGCGCCTGCCCAGCCTTCCACCGTGATCGACCTGACCAGCGGCGAGCCCGTGCTGGTGCGCGCCGGACGGGGTGATATCGCGCGCTTCGGCCTGTGA
- a CDS encoding site-2 protease family protein — protein MDSSLIQTFAVYALPVLFAITLHEAAHGYVAKLFGDNTAYVLGRVSLNPLRHVDPIGTIAVPLLLYFLTGGQFVFGYAKPVPVAFDRLRNPRWHGMWVALAGPGSNVAQAFLWALMALGLLMAHVQEPFFVEMARAGVLVNLVVAAFNLFPVPPLDGGRVLTALLPQRIAYAVARIEPYGIFIVLALVAAGVITQVWMRPVVNLLSSLVELMLRPLLALIH, from the coding sequence ATGGACTCCTCCCTTATCCAGACTTTCGCGGTCTACGCCCTGCCGGTGCTGTTCGCTATCACGCTGCACGAGGCGGCGCACGGCTACGTGGCCAAGCTTTTCGGCGACAACACGGCCTACGTGCTGGGACGCGTCAGCCTTAATCCGCTGCGCCACGTCGACCCCATCGGCACCATCGCGGTGCCGCTGCTGCTGTACTTCCTGACCGGCGGCCAGTTCGTGTTCGGCTACGCCAAGCCGGTGCCGGTCGCCTTCGACCGCCTGCGCAATCCGCGCTGGCACGGCATGTGGGTCGCGCTGGCCGGACCCGGCAGCAATGTGGCGCAGGCCTTCCTGTGGGCCCTGATGGCCCTGGGACTGCTGATGGCGCATGTGCAGGAGCCGTTCTTCGTCGAGATGGCGCGCGCCGGCGTGCTGGTGAACCTGGTCGTGGCGGCCTTCAACCTGTTCCCGGTCCCGCCGCTGGACGGCGGCCGCGTGCTGACCGCGCTGCTGCCGCAGCGTATCGCCTACGCGGTCGCGCGCATCGAACCTTACGGGATCTTCATCGTGCTGGCGCTGGTCGCCGCCGGGGTCATCACGCAGGTCTGGATGCGCCCGGTAGTCAACCTGCTCAGCTCACTGGTCGAGCTGATGCTGCGGCCGCTGCTCGCCTTGATCCACTGA
- a CDS encoding tryptophan--tRNA ligase, whose amino-acid sequence MTFPDRVLSGMRPTGALHLGHYHGVLKNWVQLQAQHPCFYFVADWHALTTHYESPEVIGQSVWEMLIDWLAAGVDPEQATLFIQSRVPEHAELFTLLAMGTPLGWLERVPTYKDQIEKLKDKDLATYGFLGYPLLQAADILIYRAAWVPVGEDQVPHVEITREIARRFNYLYGRQPGFEELAQEAAKKLGGKRTKAFLELRKAFQEQGAQESLEEGRALVAQSQSLSAADRELLLGYLAGSRRTILVEPQALLTAASRMPGLDGQKMSKSYGNTIRMRETKDSVEKKVRTMPTDPARVRRSDAGEPARCPVWQLHQVYSDEPTREWVEKGCRSAGIGCIECKQPVIDGILREQQPMLERAQQYMDNPALLRDIVDHGCAKASEVARETMREVRDAMGLGYR is encoded by the coding sequence ATGACGTTCCCCGATCGCGTTCTCTCCGGCATGCGGCCCACCGGTGCGCTGCACCTGGGCCACTACCACGGCGTGCTGAAGAACTGGGTCCAGCTGCAGGCCCAGCACCCCTGTTTCTACTTTGTCGCGGACTGGCATGCGCTGACCACGCACTACGAGTCGCCCGAGGTGATCGGCCAATCGGTATGGGAGATGCTGATCGACTGGCTGGCCGCCGGGGTCGATCCCGAGCAGGCCACGCTCTTCATCCAGAGCCGCGTGCCCGAGCACGCCGAACTGTTCACGCTGCTGGCGATGGGCACGCCGCTGGGCTGGCTGGAGCGCGTGCCGACCTACAAGGACCAGATCGAGAAGCTCAAGGACAAGGACCTGGCCACCTACGGCTTCCTCGGCTACCCGCTGCTGCAGGCGGCCGATATCCTGATCTATCGCGCCGCCTGGGTACCGGTCGGCGAGGACCAGGTGCCGCACGTGGAGATCACGCGCGAGATCGCGCGCCGCTTCAACTACCTGTACGGGCGCCAGCCCGGCTTCGAGGAGCTGGCGCAGGAGGCGGCCAAGAAGCTCGGTGGCAAGCGCACCAAGGCCTTCCTGGAACTGCGCAAGGCCTTCCAGGAGCAGGGCGCACAGGAGTCGCTGGAGGAGGGCCGCGCCCTGGTGGCGCAGTCGCAGAGCCTGTCGGCGGCCGACCGCGAACTGCTGCTGGGCTACCTGGCCGGCTCGCGCCGCACCATCCTGGTCGAGCCGCAGGCGCTGCTGACCGCCGCGTCGCGCATGCCGGGGCTGGACGGGCAGAAGATGTCGAAGTCCTATGGCAATACCATCCGCATGCGCGAGACCAAGGACTCGGTCGAGAAGAAAGTGCGCACCATGCCGACCGACCCGGCCCGGGTGCGCCGCAGCGATGCGGGCGAGCCGGCGCGCTGCCCGGTGTGGCAACTGCACCAGGTCTATTCCGACGAGCCGACCCGCGAATGGGTGGAAAAGGGCTGCCGCAGCGCCGGCATCGGCTGCATCGAGTGCAAGCAGCCGGTCATCGATGGCATCCTGCGCGAGCAGCAGCCGATGCTGGAGCGGGCGCAGCAATACATGGACAACCCGGCGCTGCTGCGCGACATCGTCGACCACGGCTGCGCGAAGGCCTCCGAAGTCGCGCGCGAGACCATGCGCGAAGTGCGCGACGCCATGGGCCTGGGCTACCGCTGA
- a CDS encoding class I SAM-dependent methyltransferase, translating into MAIPGASPAASHPGLGEPSSWVTRWAHLVRPGGRVLDLACGGGRHARWFAQRGHTVLGVDRDAQAVAALPAGVAGRQADLEQGDWPLAGEAPFDAIVVTNYLHRPLWPHLLGALAPGGVLIYETFASGNETVGRPSNPDFLLRPGELLEAVHGHLRVVGYEDGLLQVPKTAFVQRLCAVRETAREQGAAGPPRYPLPA; encoded by the coding sequence ATGGCAATCCCTGGCGCCTCGCCGGCCGCCTCCCACCCGGGCCTGGGCGAACCCTCGTCCTGGGTGACGCGCTGGGCGCACCTGGTGCGGCCGGGCGGGCGGGTGCTGGATCTCGCCTGCGGCGGCGGCCGCCATGCGCGCTGGTTCGCGCAGCGCGGCCACACGGTGCTGGGTGTCGACCGCGATGCCCAGGCCGTGGCCGCGCTGCCGGCCGGCGTGGCCGGCAGGCAGGCGGACCTCGAGCAGGGTGACTGGCCGCTGGCCGGCGAGGCACCCTTCGATGCCATCGTCGTCACCAACTACCTGCACCGGCCGCTGTGGCCGCACCTGCTCGGCGCCCTGGCGCCCGGCGGCGTGCTGATCTACGAAACCTTCGCCAGCGGCAACGAGACCGTCGGCAGGCCGTCCAATCCCGATTTCCTGCTGCGCCCGGGCGAACTGCTCGAGGCGGTGCATGGACACCTGCGCGTGGTCGGCTACGAGGACGGCCTGCTGCAAGTGCCGAAAACGGCGTTCGTGCAGCGGCTGTGTGCCGTGCGCGAAACCGCGCGCGAGCAGGGGGCGGCGGGGCCGCCACGCTATCCGCTGCCGGCCTGA
- the dapA gene encoding 4-hydroxy-tetrahydrodipicolinate synthase yields MTQITGSIVAIVTPMQEDGSLDYPALRALIDWHVAEGTDAIVIVGTTGESPTVNVDEHCELIRVAVEQAGKRIPIIAGTGGNSTQEAIELTAFAKQVGADASLQVVPYYNKPTQEGMYRHFRTIAEAVDLPVLLYNVPGRTVADMSNDTILRLAQVPGIVGVKEATGNIDRAAQLIHEAPAGFSIYSGDDPTAVALILLGGQGNISVTANVAPRKMHEMCVAALKGDVQTARRLHMELIALNKAMFVEANPIPVKWALQQMGRMPGGIRLPLTPLSPQYHDTVRKALSAAGLLA; encoded by the coding sequence ATGACACAGATTACCGGCAGCATCGTGGCGATCGTCACCCCGATGCAGGAGGACGGCAGCCTCGACTACCCGGCGCTGCGCGCGCTGATCGACTGGCACGTGGCCGAAGGCACCGACGCCATCGTCATCGTGGGCACCACGGGCGAATCGCCCACCGTCAACGTCGATGAGCACTGCGAGCTGATCCGTGTGGCCGTGGAGCAGGCCGGCAAGCGCATCCCGATCATCGCCGGTACCGGTGGCAACTCCACGCAGGAGGCGATCGAGCTGACCGCCTTCGCCAAGCAGGTGGGTGCCGACGCTTCGCTGCAGGTCGTGCCGTACTACAACAAGCCGACCCAGGAAGGCATGTACCGCCATTTCCGCACCATCGCGGAAGCGGTCGACCTGCCGGTGCTGCTGTACAACGTGCCGGGGCGCACCGTTGCCGACATGAGCAACGACACCATCCTGCGCCTGGCGCAGGTGCCCGGCATCGTCGGTGTCAAGGAAGCCACGGGCAATATCGACCGTGCCGCGCAGCTGATCCACGAAGCGCCGGCCGGTTTCTCCATCTACAGCGGCGACGACCCCACCGCGGTGGCGCTGATCCTGCTGGGCGGCCAGGGCAATATCTCGGTCACCGCCAACGTGGCGCCGCGCAAGATGCATGAGATGTGCGTGGCGGCGCTGAAGGGTGATGTGCAGACCGCGCGCCGCCTGCACATGGAACTGATCGCCCTGAACAAGGCGATGTTCGTCGAAGCCAACCCGATCCCCGTCAAGTGGGCGCTCCAGCAGATGGGCCGGATGCCGGGTGGCATCCGCCTGCCGCTGACGCCGCTTTCGCCGCAATACCACGACACCGTGCGCAAGGCGTTGTCGGCGGCCGGCCTGCTGGCCTGA
- the bamC gene encoding outer membrane protein assembly factor BamC, with protein sequence MKLKLNRGALPVRHAALVVPLLAIGAVSGCSSINDMMQPDKIDYKSAASSKRGPKLDVPPDLTKLEGDRRYSVPGATAADGNSSTLSDYKQATKVQEQAPAENVLPVANGIRMERDGNQRWLVISNGTRADQLWETLRSFWQENGFLLVQDSPETGVMETDWAENRAKIPQDFIRNTIGKVFDGLYSTSERDKFRTRVERGANGTLEVYISHRGAQEQLTGIDKSNTVWTARPADPELEATFLARLAQRLGVQKEQAQAMAKKTTGTNAAAAEVNVPGSGGKSLLTQVNGVQALQMGEPFDRAWRAVGLALDRVNFTVEDRDRSQGLYYVRYVDTRDVADSRGFFSKLFTKPNDAKSAKKYRVALKGDGTGTVVTVLNDAGQPESSDIGKRILSLLDEQLR encoded by the coding sequence ATGAAACTGAAGCTTAACCGCGGCGCGCTGCCTGTGCGCCACGCCGCCTTGGTCGTGCCCCTGCTGGCCATCGGTGCCGTGTCCGGCTGCAGCAGCATCAACGATATGATGCAGCCCGACAAGATCGACTATAAGTCCGCCGCCTCCAGCAAGCGCGGCCCCAAGCTGGACGTTCCGCCCGACCTGACCAAGCTGGAGGGCGATCGCCGCTACTCGGTGCCGGGCGCTACCGCGGCCGACGGCAATTCGTCGACGCTGTCCGACTACAAGCAGGCGACCAAGGTGCAGGAGCAGGCTCCGGCCGAGAACGTGCTGCCGGTCGCCAACGGCATCCGCATGGAGCGTGATGGCAACCAGCGCTGGCTGGTGATCAGCAACGGCACGCGCGCCGACCAGCTGTGGGAGACGCTGCGCAGCTTCTGGCAGGAGAATGGCTTCCTGCTGGTGCAGGATTCGCCCGAGACCGGTGTGATGGAGACGGACTGGGCCGAGAACCGCGCCAAGATCCCGCAGGACTTCATCCGCAACACGATCGGAAAGGTCTTCGACGGCCTGTACTCCACCTCCGAACGCGACAAGTTCCGCACGCGCGTCGAGCGCGGCGCCAACGGCACGCTCGAGGTTTACATCAGCCACCGCGGTGCGCAGGAACAGTTGACCGGCATCGACAAGTCCAACACCGTGTGGACCGCGCGCCCGGCCGATCCGGAGCTCGAAGCCACCTTCCTGGCGCGCCTGGCGCAACGCCTTGGCGTGCAGAAGGAGCAGGCGCAGGCCATGGCCAAGAAGACCACCGGCACCAATGCCGCGGCCGCCGAGGTCAATGTGCCGGGTTCCGGCGGCAAGTCCCTGCTGACCCAGGTCAACGGCGTGCAGGCCCTGCAGATGGGCGAGCCCTTCGATCGCGCCTGGCGCGCGGTCGGCCTGGCACTGGATCGCGTCAACTTCACCGTCGAGGATCGCGACCGCTCGCAAGGCCTGTACTACGTGCGCTATGTCGATACGCGCGACGTCGCCGACAGCCGGGGCTTCTTCTCCAAGCTGTTCACCAAGCCGAACGATGCGAAATCGGCGAAGAAGTACCGCGTCGCGCTGAAGGGCGACGGCACCGGCACCGTGGTCACGGTGCTGAACGACGCCGGCCAGCCCGAGTCCAGCGATATCGGCAAGCGCATCCTGTCGCTGCTCGACGAGCAGCTCCGCTAA